One region of Mucilaginibacter sp. 14171R-50 genomic DNA includes:
- a CDS encoding dienelactone hydrolase, translated as MKLKHLILISLFLPAYALAQTAIGEQTYRYNDTARKRPLVTEVWYPTADRKTPALKENFPFIVEPTIRNAKLPAEKHPLIMISHGTGGGRLTMEWLADALVKQGFIVAAVDHWGNTYDNKIAIDFLTPWQRAQDISFVLTQLLNDAALDKVIDRQRIGAAGFSIGGFTVIALAGAKVSLDAMDAFNKTPQGIKEITIPEFPDLINKVDEKELAALFAKSPPLKDKRIKAVLAMSPAVGQGFVSPVQFKEVDIPMYIISAQSDSIAPVKTNAAHYHRLMPKSKLYVVRGKAGHYVFLNEAIPEVKKTGGIIFNDDPAVSRSAVHELVGNMAAKFFKESLKWQL; from the coding sequence ATGAAACTAAAACACCTTATACTGATATCACTGTTTTTACCGGCCTATGCCCTGGCACAAACCGCTATTGGTGAGCAAACCTATAGATATAACGATACGGCACGCAAACGCCCGTTAGTTACCGAAGTATGGTATCCTACAGCTGACCGCAAAACACCGGCACTTAAAGAGAATTTCCCCTTTATAGTTGAACCCACCATACGTAATGCCAAACTCCCGGCAGAAAAGCATCCGCTCATCATGATATCACACGGCACCGGCGGGGGGCGCTTAACCATGGAGTGGCTTGCCGACGCGCTTGTAAAACAAGGCTTTATTGTAGCAGCGGTTGACCATTGGGGTAACACTTACGATAACAAAATAGCCATTGATTTTTTAACACCCTGGCAGCGCGCCCAGGATATCAGCTTTGTGTTAACGCAATTATTGAATGATGCCGCTCTGGATAAAGTAATAGACAGGCAGCGCATTGGCGCGGCGGGCTTTTCTATCGGCGGCTTTACGGTAATTGCTTTGGCTGGAGCCAAGGTGAGCTTAGATGCCATGGATGCCTTCAACAAAACACCGCAGGGTATCAAGGAAATAACCATCCCCGAATTTCCGGACCTGATCAATAAGGTGGATGAAAAAGAACTGGCGGCTTTGTTTGCAAAAAGCCCGCCCTTAAAAGATAAGCGCATTAAAGCCGTATTGGCCATGAGCCCGGCCGTGGGCCAGGGGTTTGTAAGCCCGGTGCAGTTTAAAGAGGTAGATATACCAATGTATATTATCAGCGCGCAAAGCGATAGCATTGCACCCGTTAAAACCAACGCGGCCCATTACCATCGGCTTATGCCAAAGTCAAAACTTTATGTTGTGCGGGGCAAAGCAGGGCATTACGTATTTCTTAATGAAGCAATACCTGAAGTGAAAAAAACAGGCGGTATCATTTTTAATGATGACCCTGCTGTAAGCAGGTCGGCCGTTCATGAACTGGTTGGTAATATGGCGGCGAAGTTTTTTAAGGAGAGTTTGAAGTGGCAATTATAA
- a CDS encoding Crp/Fnr family transcriptional regulator, translating into MPSTPYHQLKQYINNNMRVDEQQAEAFCKKFRHKTVKRNEVLLRVDEVCPYIYFVNSGCLRVYMLDVNGKESTRFLITEGRFGTAFPSFNLQEPSLAAIQSIEAGEILYICHHDFNDLLANFPGWEHTYRIGLEKDYIASIKRIESLITMDARQRYQLLMETSPALIQRLPSKIIADYLGISQETLSRLKSKK; encoded by the coding sequence ATGCCATCCACGCCCTACCACCAGCTTAAACAATACATCAACAACAATATGCGGGTTGATGAACAGCAGGCAGAAGCGTTTTGCAAAAAATTCAGGCATAAAACGGTTAAACGTAACGAAGTACTGCTGCGCGTTGATGAGGTTTGCCCTTACATCTACTTTGTAAACTCGGGCTGCCTGCGGGTGTATATGCTGGATGTAAATGGCAAAGAATCTACCCGTTTCCTGATTACCGAGGGCCGGTTCGGCACAGCGTTCCCCAGTTTTAATTTACAGGAACCGTCGTTAGCTGCTATACAAAGCATAGAGGCCGGCGAAATACTTTATATTTGTCACCACGACTTTAACGACCTGCTGGCTAATTTTCCCGGATGGGAACACACCTACCGGATAGGTTTAGAAAAAGATTACATCGCTTCCATCAAGCGTATCGAAAGTTTGATCACCATGGATGCCAGGCAGCGTTACCAACTGCTAATGGAAACCAGCCCCGCCCTGATACAAAGGCTGCCGTCGAAGATCATTGCCGACTACCTGGGCATATCGCAGGAAACCCTTAGCCGCCTTAAATCAAAAAAATAA